tcttttgtttatataagagaagagataaagtttttgatttgattgtttgggtattaatattctttttttttttttggaatataaataaagagattttttttttaagtaacgtgaaaaaaaaaagtctcttTTTGAGTATGGAGAGtaattaaaatagttatatttcGATGAGGCATGAATTAAATTGGtggttttaagttttattttgagATCAATTGCTTTAGCTAAACAACTTATCagctttttatttgtaatttgttttgaAATAAAACTTGAAATGAGAAGCTTCATAGCAAGTGTTTAATACTTTAATAAGACTGATGACTTTATTCGGTAGGCACAAGCATTGTTAATTAAGCTACAAGAATTAAACAAACAGTCAAAGACCACCTAATTTAGAACACTTAACCCCCAAATATGTTGAGGTTTAAAAGTGAAACATTTAAAAATGCTTAATCAGAACACCGACACAAAACACCCCATGTATATGATATTTGTAGTATAGTGGCTAAAACCTAAAAGTCTAAAAGCACGTAATATTAAAGGCTGTTTTTAGTTGCTCCAAGTTTTTGTTTGCTCTTTGTTTGAGTATGATAGACTTATATTAAAGTTTGCAATGAATCTTGATagtttgttttcttaaaaatatcattttcaatgtctatttaaaaaaaattgagtagCCATTTAGGGTGAAAGGAATGGCACCATGTATCTTCGGTACCGAAGATTGGTATGCGCTATTTCCATTCTTTTCATATCGACAAACATTGGCATCAGCATGTGTCATATAAAATTGGCACCACTATGCTGACGGGGAAAGAATCGCCATGGAGTAACATTGTAACAATAGTAGTCCATCccttatattttgagtttttgacaaGTTTTTGTATGTTTTGGTACGTGCACCATCTTATTGAGTGTTTTCATGCTAAAATTTGACATCTTGGTATGCACACCCTTCAACATTTGCGGAATTGAAGCTATATGTTAAgcttcaaaaatatattagtttcTTTTTCCGTTGCTCGGTCACTTTTCGATATATTGATAAGGCGtcatttaaaaacatcattttaataCTTACGAAAATGCAGTGTACGTTAttcttttctaaaatatttattttgtgtGTTTGAATCTAGTTTAATAATCAAACCCCTTGTATCAAACTACATTAATCATAGCTAACGAGAATCCTATTCTTAAATTTCCATACCAAACAGGCAAACAGGCTATAAAACCTATAAATATGAATGACGTTTGGATAATATTTCATAAACTTTGTATAGACACATGTAGGAAGATGTAACAAGATTGGACCAGTAACCGGTTAAACTGAGAACCATAAAACCAACACTTCGGTTGAAAATAGTTAATACATTTGCATCATACATCCgattgaaaaatgataaaagcCATCTAAACAAAATCGTCAAAAAAACATGATAAACCATCAAATTTCACGACTTCACTATGATACATGCCTACATGGCATACATAAGAGATAAGACCTTACCGTCCTATTTTAAATCCAAACACAATAAATTAATAAGAGTATGTCACGAAATTAACATCAATGACATAAATAACTTCTAAAAGGCTAGTTATCAAACTAGCAGAGTGAACATAATTCGGAAATCGGAAATATAATATAACGGTCCAAGTTTTGCATAAGCTATAGCTTGTCATATTAGATCGAGGAGCGTAACACCACCAGATCAAAAAGGGTAACACCCGTCGCTAATAATGCGGGCCCCATGTCTTAGCGGAGGTcctgtcagtgtcagagtattaaTGGCGACATCGCCACTAATGCCCTGATAGGGTTGACTTTTGTCCGGTGATGTTACTATGTGCCTATTAGATTTATTATGGACAACATAGATTTATTATGGACGTTGTTGGAAATAATATCGGACCCAGTTGTGCAGGAATGCTTTGACCATTGGTCACCAAACTCCACTAATAAATGTAAAGCTACCAGTTGGTGGCCCATCAAAAAACCCCACTagatactaataataatagtagtaaaattgttaattgCTACTCGTATTTACTAACCACATACTGTATATAATACGTAGTAATTTAATGGTagtacatatacataaatattaattatcacATCATGGTCTATTAAATATAAGTATCATATCTATATCGCTATATATGTGGACTTCGGTGGCTTCACCAATATAATCTAACATGCTTAGTCTTACAAATCAAAAACTTAAGTCGACACTTTTGTAATTTGTTGGAATGAATAAAAATGAGaaccataaaataaaataattaactgGATTGGATTAGTAGTTAAAGCTTTTATCTCTGAAAACAGAAGTcatgggtttgatcctcatGTCCAGCAAGGATAGGGGTCATTTTctacttttgataaaacctgaAAGCTGCATCTCTATTTTTGACAGGGGTAAGAATATTTACATCTCAACAtctcccatacaccgtcaaagacGGTATTTAGGACTCAAAATTCATAGAAAACGGTATTAGAAGTtaattttaaccataaaataaaatataaatgatgtGTAGATACTTATGGCTACATAAAATTAAACCCTTTATGGGCTTTATGATAGTTTACTACAATTACGACTTAGAATTTAACTTTTTACGAAAAAATTCATGGCTCCATCCCTAGATAATATGTGAACTTTTGTTTATAAATCTAGCATTTTTCATTGACAATTTTATTTAATGGTAAGGTAAAATGAAGAAATACCACAAACATACTTTTATATGAAGCTAATAAAGTGGTGATCATATCGTTTAATTACTAACGAGATTAAAGCCAACAAACCGATATATgcattttcttctcttttttataAACATGAATATTATCTATTCATTTTGCTAGCAGATTAATCATAAAGGTTCTAATTATTTCGATACTAAAATGGCAGAACCATAACGGATGACCCCCAACCATAAAAATACTAGTTTCCCAAATGTTAAAACCTACGTGTCATTTAAATAAGAGTTAATTAttgaaatggtacctcacgtttgcgtcatattactggtttcatacctttcctttcgaaattacgctgatcatacccaacgtatgcaaatctccactcggaccatactggaggctaacgccgtcagctggccgttaaaacctccccaagtgacttgcacgtgaggggtaaatatgtaatattgcatttcctaattactgaaatggtacctaacatTTGCATGATAttgttggtttcatacctatatgtttcttaattacttaaatggtacataatgtttagttattaatttttttatatttttttaatttgttttatttttcttttataaaaattcttcaaaacttgttataatttaatgaaaatagtcaaaatgcacctataatccactaaaaaataataccaaatagttatttcataacaaaatataagttttaaagttcacgaataaccaaaaatagtaataaagtatcataaaaataattttttttaaaaaataaaattttcttttttaaagtttcggaaataccgcaacggtaataccagaaatatccaggAATACTAGAAATATCAGCTGGTATTTacgggtatttaaaacattgctttaagcgtcgtgtcgcagtaaatactgacttgtatttctggtattaccattgcggttttccggaattttttcaaaaaaaaaaatttcctcacaaattttttaaaaattgttttatgatactttattgctatttttggttattcgtgaactttaaaacttatattttgttataaaatagctatttagtattatttttgagtggattataagtgtattctgactatttttattaaactgtaacaagttttggagaatttttaaaaaagaaaaattaaaaaaattaaaaattaataactaaacattaggtaacatttaagtaattaagaaacatgtaggtatgaaaccagcaatatcgtgcaaacgttaggtaccatttaattaattaggaaatgcgatattacatatttacccctcacgtgcaagtcacgtgggggaggttttaacggccagctgacggcgttagcctccagtatggtccgagtggagatttgcatacgttgggtatgatcagcgtaattttgaaaggaaagatatgaaaccagtaatatgacgcaaacgtgaggtaccatttcagtaattaactctttaaatAATCTAACGTGTGGACTATAAAACTTGGAATATGCAAATCAAGAGCCGaccatcttatatatataacgttatattaaactttaaaagatataaatatttacaagaAAATTTTCACACTAcatacctaatatatataattttgtcaaaataagattaataaagtatatctGTGTAATACAATAACATAGACGTGTGAATGTGTGACACATAAAAGTTATTAATATCTAAACATTgctaaaaatcaatatattactttactAATAATTATATTGTACTAACAAACAAACAGAAAACATGGACTGACATTCTGACACTATGACTTTGGTTTCGCTTTCCCACCACCAACAACATATTGTGATTTCTGACAGATCGATGATGGCTTTTGCGACTTTACACAAAGTTGCGAAGATATTGGACACATTTTCAAACAATTGTCACCTAAGCTCCCGGAAACCATCGATTTTGCGGTAAAAAACTCTTGTGGTGGAAGCCCACTTAAGTAATTTCCATCCAAAAATAACCGCCTTACTTTCGCGAATTCAGCTGGAATCGGTCCGTGTAATTTGTTGTAGCTAAGCGAAAGTGAAGAGAGTAATGGGTAGGTTGAAAAGTTGGGCGATAAGTTCCCAACAATATTGTTATATCCTAGGTCGATAGCAATTAAATTGCTTTCGACTGGTTTTGGGATATTTAAATTTGTGAATTTATTATAAGCAAGGTTTACTTGTTGTAAAGATGGTTGGAGAAAAAACCAATTTGGTATTGTTCCCGTTAAGGAGTTGTTGCTTAGTTCGATTACTTCAAGATTTTCGGTTATGGTATAGGATAATTTTGTTAAATCGCCTGATAATGAATTTGATTTGATCGCAAGTTCTATAATGTTTATCGGGAGGGAAGGGATTGGGCCCGTGAGCCCGTTGAAACTTAGATCGAGTCGAGTTAATGCTAGTAAGGAATGAAATGTGTCTGGGATGGACATGGTTAAGGAGTTGTGAGAAATGTCGATTGTTTGGATTGATTTAAGATTTGAAATGGAAGGTGGGATGGGGCCCGAGAATAAATTAGAACGAAGGTTGAGAGTTTGGAGATTTGGGAGGGAGAATAGGGAAATTGGGATTGGGCCGGAAAGTTTGTTATCTGATAAATCGATAGTGATGAGTTGGGTGAGTTGGGAAATGGATGGGGAGAGGGAGCCCGTGTAACCGGCTCGGTCGAATGTGAGTTGGGTGATTCGGAATTCAGAGCAAGAAAGGCCACAAAGGAAATGTGTGATGTGTGGGTTTTGGCAAGGGTCTGAGGTGAAGTTCCATGAGGCCAAACAAGAGTATGATGGGATTGAGTTGGGATTGATTAAGGATTTTATTGCTTTTAAGGCAGATATATCGGAGGGAGATGTTGTGGTGGCGGTTGCGGTGATGATAGTTAAGAAGAGGAggaaggtggtggtggaggagaGCATGGTAATAATGAGGGAATGATGCATTTAGTAAATGATGATGAAAGGAATAGGGGTTTTATTGAGGAAGTTTTGGTGGTTGTGATTGGGGTAGGGACTGACAGTAGTATTACCCACTTGGAGAGTTGGATACGGACGAAATATGTAATAATTCATTTAACACTTACATACGGAgtatatgtgtatgtaaattaattaatgttaaaaagaTTGAAGATATAAATTCACTCTGGGTATCCCAACCACATCTTTTGGTATTCCAATCAGAAAGTGTGGGccccatgtctataatggtaTATATGATAGAGTAAAAAGCGGGCCCTGTCATTAATAATCTGGTCGAGTTACCAACATCATGTTCAGGATATCAGCCGCCTATAAACTTATTCATTTGATATTTAATCCTTGGGACTGTTAATTATAAAAGATtggaaaaattatttatgtgcACACAAACAAGATCTACTTAAATGGTATAAAGAAAGTATAAAATAACTTTGTTTAATGCAATATGACTCTCTGAATACTTTAATACATAACCAATCGGCAACAGGAATGGTTTGGGGGTTGAGAATTGAGATTTGTTAGGATAAAGGCATGTTATAAATActgttcaaaaaacaaaaaaggcaTGTTATAAAAAGTTGGTGAACCTCTACTCTATTAATACAAGTATCTCACTATCTCAGTTCTTCTTTTTTGATTATCTGTTACAAAAAGAACACTATATGCAATTTAATATGAACACATGAAACTTAACTAACTCTTGCACTAAAAAATAGattgacttttatttttacatcacCAAATTTATGGTGTTTTATAGTGTTGCAACATAGATTGGTAGTTTGTAAATAAAAAGATGATTCACGTATCGTCACCCTATAGTAATCTTGATTTAGCATGAATGGGTGATGACAATATATAAGTGAAATGTTTGTTAAAGCTACTATTTATCTtaattggaaaatgataaatctttttaaaatattagcctaaaaattatctaaaattgTATGAATATAACATGTAAATTCTATTAAATTTCtaatattatcttattattaaatttctaatattatcttattctttaatttttttcaaatgtcATTATGTTATTGTTAGGGCTAATAAGTTGGAGTGTGTTGGCTCATGCAAAGTTTGTATGGGTGATACGTTCTGTAATTTggtttatatatagagatatgtGCAAATAATAGCAAAGGATCACATTTTGGTACATAATGTGATGTTCCCTGTTTTATTGGCTTTTAGAAAGGTACTAAccaattttgtttttctattcaACAAGTTGTACAATTTAATCAAGTGTGTGCAGTGCACATGTGCCATGTCCTTAAATTAGTGTGATGTTGAGAAAAGAGAACGTCAATACCAGAGTGCTTTTTCCCCTATACTGCTATACATTtactagaaatatatatatgtatgtgagtCGAATGTTTCAGATTGTTTAGCAAGAATAcatagttaaaacttaaaagtttggCGGTGATGGTTACCAGCTTCATCGATCGGCAACTTTGTATATTGGTGACCGTAATGTTGTGAGTCTTTGACTGTTTGAagttttcaaattcaaatccgAGCAATGACGTTTAATTACAAACCCACAAGAATTAAGACAAGTAatattatcaatttatcatttgTCAGTAAAACAAGGTTCTGTAAGACAGTAAGACCCGTTTTGTTGGGGACGGCTGGAAGCCTGgaaaccttttaaatcaagatAGGGCGCCGTTTTAAGAGACTAATTTAGAGCCCATTATCCAAGATTGGGCCACAAGAACCACTAGTGGACTGGCCCATAAGACACATGATCTAACTTACATCACTCATGAGTcatgtaacatttttttttttaacggcagtGGTGATTGAACTCAGCGACATTGCCTCTTCATTGTCCGGTATAAATCGAACatgtcaccagcacagtcaatatTCGAGGGCATGACTGACGGTGGAAGTCTCACTACCGTTTTGGTGGGAAACCAGgtaaatgctagagaaaacccccatgctccacctcattggcaatGACTTTCCAATATAAATTGCATAGGTGTTGaacccgtgaccaacatttgactgaaagacataaggggcattaaatgtccaattgGGCTAAATCCCAAGGACATGTAAcatgtctttttattttctcttaTCCATCCCTTTTACTTGAATGCCCAATTTTATAAGCTTTCACACAATGAACGACTTTGGCCCGATGATGATGAACAATGCGGGGGTGGTAGTGGTCGACTGACTCGACTCCGGATTCCTCACGTCGTTAGCCACGACACCGCCAATGTTTCCAGCCACTACAGACACTCTATTACTAGTGACACTGTTCTTTGATGAAATCTTAAAGGCGTGCGATTACGTGCAAGTTCTAAGCCACCATTAATTAGAAGACATCTTTGACGTTCAAAGCTGGTTGTAGATTCACAGTTTCACACTGTTAGCCTTTTAGGCCTATCAAAAGTATGGCCCAAAATGTAAATGGTATGGACTATACATGAGCCCAAGTTCATCCAAGTCCAAAAGCTtgtaatttggtcaacttaCTTGAAGAAATATTCATGTAATGTACAAATGAAATACTCGTAATCAATAAAAGCTTGCAAGTTTGAGTGGGAGTTGGACAATACATCCATGAAACATTTTGcgcaaattaatatattactccATATGAAATAATCCAGAGAACAAGGAGGATTATTCTTTCAAGATTTTACCAAACAATTTCATTATGAAATTATTATAAACTAATATTACCataaataatattgttttttactTGTGATACCATACATTCTAGCTcaagttaatatatatgtattttattgtaTATCTAGACTTTTCAAAGTTGGGATAAGTattctggaatgtaacaaactttggacaaatgtctatagtaggaaataactaaagttttgtgtattgtatgtaaacaactttaaaaaaatgtttattgtatgtaacaaaacatacgtggcaaccatatagaggtgtcacttgtctgattttaattggttgaatacattttcttacatacaataaacattattttcgagttgtttacatacaatacacacaactttagttatttcctaccatagacattcgttcaaagtttgttacattacaaaatACTTATCCCTTCAAAGTTTTAAAAGACTTTTGGTTATTACAAAGTACATATGTTCTAGGGAAAGCATAGATGCTTCCAAGATGACAGCTAAATTGCTTTCAGATGTTATGGGCCACTGGACCGGCATATACTAAAACGAAAAGGACATGTTGTGCCAATGTTTTCAATATGCAATAATCTCCATCGATCAGATTATGTGTCAAATTAATAAAATGGGATTCTATGGCAATATGAATGAGTTTATGACCCATATTGATTAGACTTAATTAGTATTGGAGATTTGGAGGTCATGAATTAGTAGACAAAGTATATATGCAGGGATTGGTACTGGTCCTATTGGAGATCACGAGTTAGCTAGTactatttttatctttatcttcacttctttataaagcaaaatgcctatttttaattttagaaaCTTCTGTCTTTGAATTACCGAAATTGCCCTTggacattttatgtttttaataaattaatttgcacttcaacccttatcttctaaaacattttatgccaccaccaccaataatactaTCACCGACATCACAAGACCGTTGTCCCCGCTAGCGCCGCCACATTGCGCGAGtactatgctcgtatatatatatatatatatatatatatggtcttTACTCCTTTAGGATGGTCGGATTTCACTTTTTGCATATGGTCCAACCCAACAGTATCTTGGTTTGTGTGGCTACTATTATATAATGTGAAACGTTTAATTTGTGTAAATACTAGCTACTTGTTGCCCAACAATACAAGTTCTTGGTGTTCGTCCCACCGGCCGGTATGGAGGTGATATGTAATGAGTGATTGAGTTGGGTTAATTAGGCGAATTGAACTCACTCAATAAAAATTTGGACCTTTAGTTTTAAAGGTAAATTTAGTACTATAATTTTAGTTATGAATCCACAAATTTTGTATTCAAACTCAAAGAACATCATTAGTAAAGTTGATAatatatgggtttttttttttttggccccGAACTCTCTAATGTTATGTGATTGTTTCCTAGCTTTCTTCTGATTACCAAGTTTGCCAAACATCTTACATGAAAAAACGACCATAATAAAGAGTATCTAATTAAAGTGTGTTTTAATCAGCCAAACAAGATCAAATGTCGGCATTGCATATATAACATGGAGCATCTATAAGAAGTTATGCACTTACTAGTATATTTTCTTTGTCATGCAATATACTTTTGTCCTCTTTGTATTActcatttaaacattttttttcccctCTTAAAATAGAGAATTAGTTTTTGAATGAAGTTGACTGTGACAATATATTTGTACCAAATTTATGAGAGGACCACGAATAGAAACTGAGTCTATGCTCTGGAAAATTAGCCGCAAGTAATGCACAATTATTTGTATCACAAGGCtggtgtgtgtgtatgtatataggtTTGTATGCATGTTCATTTTTCCACTGCAAATCTGACACTTCGACAGTAAAGAAGGTGGTGGGTGGGTGGGTAGTTTTAAGGGGCCCTTTTTGGGTTGGGTTTATGTGAGTGGTTGTGGTCTTGTTTTTTGAGATATCATACTATCTGTTTTGGTTTCAGCCATGATTTGATTGTACCTCATATGGTCATATTGCGTTACaatttataacaaatattaagttgTTTGGATATTAGAAATACATCTTTTGAGTTAAATGCGTTAACTTTAGCAAAATGCCCcttttctttatgatacaacaAGTATGTACGAATAAATATCATCAGATATACTTGACATTAGATTTTTTAAATACAAGAATAAATATCATCAGATATACTTGACATTAGattttttaaatacaattatAGGATATAACTAGTAAGTGTTGCTAGTGTTACAAAGAGATTAAACAAGAGTTACGACCAAATTGAATCTAAAAATAGCATGTGGCGGCCGAATGGGTATCACCGGCGACAACACAGTGAATACTAGCTACCACTTCCACTCTTTTGTCAAGGCCTCCGGTCTCGGCACCTTTTTTCACGATTGTCATCATGGTTTGCCTCCATTGAACCAAAGAAAATCAAGTTACTTAGTGttaaggttcatgtgagaaaTATTCACATAGAAACATATGtaatattaagtataacttGATCCGTTCATATTTGAACGAATTTGTTGACATATTCCATTCACACAtgaatatcaagttataatttaaaattttttatggtttttctattttaaatgGTTCTCACAAtctcacatgaaccttttcCTTTAGACGAGGAAAATAGTAAAGAATGATGGACGATGATATGGACATAAAGATAGATAGTAAAGTATGTATATTGAACCTGAATTTTGATGAAAACTGGTTCAATAGACAATAGGTATGTAGCATGTACTCTGCTcataaatttgaaaaacatGTACAAATAAAGACATATTCAAGCCACTATTCAAAAGAGACCcggttaatttttatttattattttggaaAGGAAAATTGAAGAAACTATAGGTTAGCCGACTAGCCGAGTCAACCATTAGCCCGAACAAGCTAGGACCTCAATACTCAATAGTAGATTTAAAAAGTCCTGAAACATTTAgactttaaaatttatacaatgtttCTGCTTTAccaaattattttgatttttcaaatgtGATATTCTAAAAATTAAGGCCTAACCTAACTAGAAAATTGAGATTTATGAAAATCAATAATGGGATGGATGCGCCATGCCCACTCACATGGGTGACACAAGTCAAAACCTATTTTATACTCGTTAAAAAGTGATGTCTTTTTACAAGTCCACATGACAACACACTAATGTTACAGAATGCAgttttgtaaaaatttgaaaaacacacaaacacacacacatacgcGATGTCCAGGACTTAGTAAGGGAATAAGGTCAAATCAAAAAATCCAAAGAATATTTGATGCATCGAGGTCGAGGCTTTTTAATATTTAGAGTAGATAATATTTTTCATTCTTAGGTTTGACATGCTTTTCActtattgtctacaaaaaacaCCCTCAATTAACTTTAATTTAACAGTTTAATCAAATCTTGATCTAAAAGATAACAATCACTTACTATAAAACATAATCCCAAACAAAAACAATCTCTATCTTTAAATAAACAGTTTAACCAAATCTTCTAAAAGTAGATACTAATAGTGGTTTTGACTTTCAGAcatgaaacaaaagaaaaatttgtttgGACCATACAACATAAAAGTTCCAATaagtttttaaatgatttaCTGTCCCCCAAATTCAATATCGCAAACATTTTGCCTTTAACTATTCAACACTATTTTGATTGTGACATTtcaatctttatttattttgctCACAACATTTGCATCATGTCTCATAATTAAAGGTCACCCAACATGTATGATTGGTAAAGTATTGTATATTTTATGCtcttgattttgttgatgattaaTTAGAAGTATAAACTATGAAGGTAATTTGTTGAATGCAatcactcatatatatatatatatatatatatagtcaaagcATGGAATGAAAATGAAGTAAATCAGTGAGAAGTATGAGTTGGCTAGTCTAGAGTGTTATCATATCAGAAGATGCAAAAACAGACAGACAACGCTGTTTTTTGGGCTGGTCTCTCGAATGTTGTTTCCTAGCTTGCTCTAGAATTTTTCACTAAACTTTCAAGTCTTCGATCGGGTCATATGTACACTTGTTCACAATCACAGGttgtatttaatataaaataatttcattagaTGTTTACATGAgatgtttaatttataaatgcATGTATCGTTCTAAAAATGCTTTTATTAAACCAAAATGGCAAGAGACAACTTCTTAACTCACAAGTTGTATTTAAGATAGAATAACATTTTTCTACTTAAGTTTTCATAGGATAGTTTGTAACgtaaataatatttttctatatatgtaattttccGTTCAATTAACTGATTTTCAAAGTGATTTGGAACTTAATTCGAATTATAGCCTTACCTTaattattaagagtattattta
The sequence above is drawn from the Erigeron canadensis isolate Cc75 chromosome 4, C_canadensis_v1, whole genome shotgun sequence genome and encodes:
- the LOC122596752 gene encoding probable leucine-rich repeat receptor-like protein kinase At1g35710, translated to MHHSLIITMLSSTTTFLLFLTIITATATTTSPSDISALKAIKSLINPNSIPSYSCLASWNFTSDPCQNPHITHFLCGLSCSEFRITQLTFDRAGYTGSLSPSISQLTQLITIDLSDNKLSGPIPISLFSLPNLQTLNLRSNLFSGPIPPSISNLKSIQTIDISHNSLTMSIPDTFHSLLALTRLDLSFNGLTGPIPSLPINIIELAIKSNSLSGDLTKLSYTITENLEVIELSNNSLTGTIPNWFFLQPSLQQVNLAYNKFTNLNIPKPVESNLIAIDLGYNNIVGNLSPNFSTYPLLSSLSLSYNKLHGPIPAEFAKVRRLFLDGNYLSGLPPQEFFTAKSMVSGSLGDNCLKMCPISSQLCVKSQKPSSICQKSQYVVGGGKAKPKS